Proteins encoded by one window of Sphingosinicella sp. BN140058:
- the sucC gene encoding ADP-forming succinate--CoA ligase subunit beta: MNIHEYQAKELLAKHGIPVPAGHAALSVEEAVAGAGKLPGPLYVVKAQIHAGGRGKGKFQELGQEAKGGVRLAKSVDEVRANAEEMLGKTLVTIQTGVEGKQVNRLYVTDGVDIAKEYYLALLVDRATGRVAMVVSTEGGMDIEQVAHDTPDRITTITIDPVQGFQAHHGRALAFALKLGGELNKQAQALGRKLYDAFMALDCAMLEINPLVESKDGQLLVLDAKMSFDSNAMFRHPDVEALRDETEEDPAEVEASKYDLAYIKLDGDIGCMVNGAGLAMATMDIIKLNGAFPANFLDVGGGASKEKVTAAFKIILSDPAVKGILVNIFGGIMRCDIIADGIVAAAREVDLKVPLVVRLEGTNVEEGKRILADSGLAIVPANDLGDAAQKIVAAVKDVA, encoded by the coding sequence ATGAACATTCACGAATATCAGGCGAAGGAACTCCTCGCCAAGCACGGCATCCCCGTCCCGGCCGGCCACGCCGCTCTCTCGGTCGAAGAGGCCGTCGCCGGCGCCGGCAAGCTGCCCGGGCCGCTCTACGTGGTCAAGGCGCAGATCCATGCAGGCGGTCGCGGCAAGGGCAAGTTCCAGGAACTCGGCCAGGAGGCCAAGGGCGGCGTTCGTCTCGCCAAGAGCGTCGACGAAGTTCGCGCCAATGCCGAGGAAATGCTCGGCAAGACGTTGGTGACGATCCAGACCGGCGTCGAAGGCAAGCAGGTCAACCGCCTGTACGTCACCGACGGAGTCGACATCGCCAAGGAATATTACCTGGCTCTGCTCGTCGATCGCGCCACCGGCCGAGTCGCCATGGTTGTGTCGACCGAGGGCGGCATGGACATCGAACAGGTCGCGCATGACACGCCGGACCGTATCACCACGATCACGATCGATCCGGTTCAGGGCTTCCAGGCCCATCACGGGCGCGCGCTCGCTTTCGCCCTGAAGCTCGGCGGCGAGCTCAACAAGCAGGCCCAGGCGCTCGGCAGGAAGCTCTACGACGCCTTCATGGCGCTCGATTGCGCGATGCTCGAGATCAATCCCCTGGTCGAGAGCAAGGACGGTCAGCTGCTCGTGCTCGACGCCAAGATGAGCTTCGATTCGAACGCGATGTTCCGCCATCCCGATGTCGAGGCGCTGCGCGACGAAACCGAGGAGGACCCGGCCGAGGTCGAAGCGTCAAAATATGATCTCGCCTATATCAAGCTCGACGGCGATATCGGATGCATGGTCAACGGCGCCGGCCTTGCCATGGCGACGATGGACATCATCAAGCTCAACGGCGCCTTCCCGGCCAACTTCCTGGACGTCGGCGGCGGCGCTTCGAAGGAGAAGGTGACCGCGGCGTTCAAGATCATTCTCTCCGATCCTGCCGTGAAGGGCATTCTGGTCAACATCTTCGGCGGCATCATGCGCTGCGACATCATCGCCGACGGCATCGTTGCAGCCGCGCGGGAAGTCGATCTCAAGGTGCCGCTGGTGGTGCGACTCGAAGGCACCAACGTCGAGGAAGGCAAGCGCATTCTCGCCGACTCGGGCCTCGCCATCGTTCCTGCCAACGATCTCGGCGATGCGGCCCAGAAGATCGTCGCGGCGGTCAAGGACGTCGCTTGA
- a CDS encoding electron transfer flavoprotein subunit alpha/FixB family protein, which translates to MKSLVLVEHEAGDLKDATLAAVTAAAKLGEVHLLVAGEGVSAVAEAAAKIAGVGKVHVADDAAYAHQLAENVAPLIAELMGHHDAFVAPATTTGKNVAPRVAALLDVMQVSDVIEVVDADTFVRPIYAGNAIATVKSADAKKVLTVRGTAFDKAPREGGSGTIEAVSGGSDAGLSSFVGAEIAASERPELTSAKIIVSGGRALGSGEAFHQVIDPLADKLGAAVGASRAAVDAGYAPNDYQVGQTGKIVAPELYVAVGISGAIQHLAGMKESKTIVAINKDEDAPIFQVADIGLVGDLFKLVPELTEKL; encoded by the coding sequence ATGAAGAGTCTCGTTCTCGTCGAACACGAAGCCGGCGATCTCAAGGACGCCACTCTGGCGGCAGTCACCGCCGCCGCCAAGCTTGGCGAGGTCCATCTCCTCGTCGCCGGCGAGGGCGTCTCCGCCGTCGCCGAGGCGGCCGCGAAGATCGCCGGCGTCGGCAAGGTCCACGTCGCCGACGATGCCGCTTACGCGCATCAGCTGGCGGAGAATGTGGCGCCGCTCATCGCAGAGCTCATGGGCCACCATGACGCCTTCGTCGCGCCGGCGACGACCACCGGCAAGAATGTCGCGCCGCGGGTCGCCGCTCTGCTCGACGTGATGCAGGTCTCTGACGTGATCGAGGTGGTCGACGCCGACACCTTTGTGCGGCCGATTTACGCCGGTAATGCGATCGCGACGGTGAAGTCGGCCGACGCCAAGAAGGTGCTGACCGTCCGCGGCACCGCCTTCGACAAGGCGCCGCGCGAGGGCGGCTCCGGCACGATCGAGGCGGTCTCGGGCGGCAGCGATGCCGGCCTGTCGAGCTTCGTCGGTGCGGAGATTGCCGCCTCGGAGCGTCCGGAGCTGACTAGCGCCAAGATCATCGTCTCCGGCGGGCGCGCGCTCGGCTCGGGCGAAGCCTTCCATCAGGTCATCGATCCGCTGGCGGACAAGCTCGGCGCCGCCGTCGGCGCGTCCCGCGCCGCAGTCGATGCCGGCTATGCGCCCAACGATTATCAGGTCGGCCAGACCGGCAAGATCGTCGCCCCCGAACTCTATGTCGCGGTCGGCATTTCGGGTGCGATCCAGCATCTCGCCGGCATGAAGGAGTCCAAGACGATCGTCGCGATCAACAAGGACGAAGACGCACCGATCTTCCAGGTCGCCGACATCGGCCTGGTCGGCGACCTGTTCAAACTGGTGCCGGAGCTGACCGAAAAGCTGTGA
- the rpmI gene encoding 50S ribosomal protein L35, producing the protein MPKLKTKSGVKKRFKLTATGKIKHGVAGKRHRLISHNAKYIRQNRGTEVLAAADTARVKAWAPYGLK; encoded by the coding sequence ATGCCCAAGCTTAAGACGAAGAGCGGCGTGAAGAAGCGCTTCAAGCTCACCGCGACCGGCAAGATCAAGCACGGCGTGGCGGGCAAGCGCCACCGGCTGATCAGCCACAACGCGAAGTATATCCGCCAGAATCGCGGTACCGAGGTCCTCGCAGCTGCCGACACGGCGCGCGTGAAGGCCTGGGCCCCGTACGGCCTGAAGTAA
- a CDS encoding riboflavin synthase, with product MFTGIITDVGQVRSAEQRGDLRLVIACGYDLATVDLGASIACSGVCLTVVDKGEDWFAVDLSAETLSRTAGGLWQEGARLNLERSLRVGDELGGHIVTGHVDGIGRVEGAAVVGDSTRVTIVAPAEIEHYIAAKGSIALDGVSLTVNEVEPISDGVRFAINIIPHTAEQTTLRDLAPGRPVNIEIDILARYIGRMMELRR from the coding sequence ATGTTCACCGGAATCATCACCGACGTCGGACAGGTCCGCTCGGCCGAGCAGCGTGGCGACCTTCGCCTCGTCATCGCCTGCGGCTATGACCTTGCCACAGTCGATCTCGGCGCCTCCATCGCCTGCTCGGGCGTCTGTCTTACCGTGGTCGACAAGGGGGAGGATTGGTTCGCGGTCGATCTGTCCGCCGAAACGCTCTCCCGCACCGCCGGCGGCCTCTGGCAGGAAGGGGCACGTCTCAACCTCGAGCGCTCGCTGCGCGTCGGCGATGAGCTTGGCGGCCATATCGTCACCGGCCACGTCGACGGTATCGGCCGCGTCGAAGGCGCTGCGGTGGTTGGCGATTCCACCCGGGTGACCATCGTGGCCCCCGCCGAAATCGAGCACTATATCGCGGCCAAGGGCTCGATCGCCCTCGATGGCGTGTCGCTGACCGTGAACGAAGTCGAACCGATCAGCGATGGTGTCCGTTTCGCGATCAACATCATCCCGCATACCGCCGAGCAGACCACGCTGCGCGATCTTGCGCCCGGCCGGCCGGTCAACATCGAAATCGATATCCTCGCTCGCTACATCGGGCGCATGATGGAACTGAGGCGCTGA
- a CDS encoding ribose-phosphate pyrophosphokinase codes for MKLMAGNSNQALVKNIASYLELPITEASVRRFADEEIFVEILENVRGEDVFVVQSTSYPANDNLMELLICIDALRRASAARITAVLPYFGYARQDRKPGPRTPISAKLVANLITVAGANRVLSVDLHAGQIQGFFDIPTDNLYAAPVMSADILARFAGRNITVVSPDVGGVVRARALAKRLDNAPLAIVDKRRERPGESEVMNIIGDVAGRFCILIDDIVDSAGTLCNAAAALLEAGAEGVVAYCTHGVLSGGAVARVEKSALTELVITDSIYSEAAAAAAKVRILTIAPLLGEAIKRIADESSVSSLFD; via the coding sequence ATGAAGTTGATGGCCGGCAATTCGAACCAGGCGCTGGTGAAGAACATCGCCTCCTATCTCGAGCTGCCGATCACCGAGGCCAGCGTCCGACGCTTCGCGGATGAAGAGATCTTCGTCGAGATTCTGGAGAACGTGCGTGGCGAGGACGTGTTCGTCGTCCAGTCGACGAGCTATCCGGCCAACGACAATTTGATGGAGCTGCTGATCTGCATCGACGCGCTGCGGCGCGCGTCGGCTGCGCGGATCACCGCCGTGCTCCCCTATTTCGGCTATGCGCGGCAGGATCGCAAACCCGGTCCCCGCACCCCGATCTCGGCGAAGCTGGTCGCCAATCTGATCACCGTCGCAGGCGCCAACCGGGTGCTCTCGGTCGATCTGCATGCGGGTCAGATCCAGGGCTTCTTCGATATCCCGACCGACAATCTCTATGCGGCGCCGGTCATGTCTGCCGACATCCTCGCCCGCTTCGCCGGCCGCAACATCACGGTGGTGTCGCCCGACGTCGGCGGTGTGGTTCGCGCCCGGGCGCTCGCCAAGCGACTGGACAACGCGCCGCTGGCGATCGTCGACAAACGCCGCGAGCGCCCCGGCGAATCGGAGGTGATGAACATCATCGGCGACGTCGCCGGCCGCTTCTGCATCCTGATCGATGACATCGTCGATTCGGCCGGCACCCTGTGCAACGCGGCCGCGGCGCTGCTCGAAGCGGGAGCGGAAGGGGTGGTCGCCTATTGCACGCATGGCGTACTGTCCGGAGGTGCTGTGGCACGGGTCGAAAAGAGCGCGCTCACCGAGCTGGTGATCACCGATTCGATCTATTCGGAAGCGGCCGCGGCGGCAGCCAAGGTGCGCATCCTCACCATCGCGCCGCTGCTCGGCGAGGCGATCAAGCGGATCGCCGACGAGAGCAGCGTCTCCAGCCTGTTCGACTGA
- the gltX gene encoding glutamate--tRNA ligase has protein sequence MNVVTRFAPAPTGRLHVGNIRTAIHNWLWARKHQGRFLLRFDDTDRERSTEDSVHAIRADLAWLGLQPDEEHRQSARFDRYDAALEQLRAAGRVYPAYETAQELDLKRKVQLSRGKPPVYDRAALSLTEEERARLEAEGRRPHWRFRLDHGAPIAWTDMIRGPQHFDPALLSDPVIRREDGSWLYMLPSTIDDIDMDVTHVVRGEDHVTNTALQIQMFEALGATPPDFAHEALLVGSEGKLSKRLGSLGVDAMREDGIESAAILAKLARLGTSLPVEAIVDPAPLIETFDFATFGRAPARFDLDELKALNARIIHLLPFAAIADRLPEGMGEEDWAAIRPNLKSIAEAADWWSILHGHVEAIAEEQERPFLQAAAVAAGALDWAEAPWPQLVAALKAETGRTGKTLFLPLRRALTGRDSGPEMAALLPLIGRDETIARLSAAAGA, from the coding sequence ATGAACGTCGTCACTCGCTTCGCGCCCGCGCCGACCGGCCGTCTCCACGTCGGAAACATCCGGACCGCAATCCATAATTGGCTCTGGGCACGAAAGCATCAGGGACGATTCCTGCTGCGCTTCGACGACACCGATCGGGAACGCTCGACCGAGGACTCCGTCCACGCCATTCGGGCTGACCTCGCCTGGCTGGGGCTGCAGCCGGACGAAGAGCACCGCCAGAGCGCGCGCTTCGATCGCTACGACGCGGCACTCGAGCAATTGCGGGCGGCCGGCCGCGTCTATCCGGCTTACGAGACGGCGCAGGAACTCGATCTCAAGCGAAAAGTGCAACTGAGCCGCGGCAAGCCGCCGGTTTACGATCGCGCCGCATTGTCGCTGACGGAGGAGGAGCGTGCGCGTCTCGAAGCCGAGGGCCGTCGTCCGCATTGGCGCTTCCGCCTCGACCATGGCGCGCCGATTGCGTGGACCGACATGATCCGTGGTCCGCAGCATTTCGATCCGGCCCTGCTTTCGGACCCGGTGATCCGGCGCGAGGACGGCAGCTGGCTCTACATGCTGCCGAGCACCATCGATGATATCGACATGGACGTGACGCATGTCGTCCGCGGCGAGGATCATGTCACCAATACGGCGCTCCAGATCCAGATGTTCGAGGCCCTGGGCGCGACTCCGCCGGACTTCGCTCACGAAGCTCTGCTCGTGGGATCGGAGGGCAAATTGTCGAAGCGCCTGGGCTCGCTCGGTGTAGATGCCATGCGCGAGGACGGTATCGAATCGGCCGCGATCCTCGCCAAACTGGCGCGGCTCGGCACGTCGCTTCCGGTCGAGGCAATCGTCGATCCGGCGCCGCTGATCGAGACCTTCGACTTCGCCACCTTCGGCCGCGCGCCTGCGCGTTTCGATCTCGATGAATTGAAGGCGCTCAACGCGCGGATCATCCACCTGCTGCCGTTCGCGGCAATTGCCGACCGGCTGCCGGAGGGAATGGGCGAAGAGGATTGGGCCGCGATCCGCCCCAACCTCAAGAGCATCGCCGAGGCGGCCGACTGGTGGTCGATCCTCCACGGCCATGTCGAGGCGATCGCGGAGGAGCAGGAGCGGCCCTTCCTGCAGGCGGCCGCCGTGGCGGCCGGTGCCCTCGACTGGGCGGAGGCGCCGTGGCCGCAACTCGTCGCCGCGCTCAAGGCGGAGACCGGGCGCACCGGCAAGACGCTGTTCCTGCCCCTCCGCCGTGCGCTGACCGGACGCGACAGCGGGCCTGAAATGGCGGCTCTGCTGCCCCTGATCGGTCGAGACGAGACCATCGCGCGCCTGAGCGCCGCGGCCGGCGCCTGA
- the rplT gene encoding 50S ribosomal protein L20: protein MARVKRGTTTKARHKRILEQAKGYYGRRKNTIRIARQAVEKAGQYAYRDRKVKKRSFRALWIQRINAAVRAEGLTYGQFMHGLKLAGVDLDRKVLADIAMHEGAAFSAIIAQARAALPAQA, encoded by the coding sequence ATGGCACGCGTCAAGCGGGGTACCACCACCAAGGCCCGTCACAAGAGGATCCTGGAACAGGCGAAGGGCTATTATGGCCGTCGCAAGAACACGATCCGTATCGCTCGTCAGGCCGTCGAGAAGGCCGGACAATATGCCTATCGCGACCGCAAGGTTAAGAAGCGGAGCTTCCGCGCCCTCTGGATCCAGCGCATCAACGCCGCGGTCCGCGCCGAGGGCCTGACCTACGGTCAGTTCATGCATGGCCTGAAGCTCGCCGGTGTCGATCTCGACCGGAAGGTCCTCGCCGACATTGCGATGCACGAAGGTGCAGCGTTCAGCGCGATCATCGCCCAGGCCCGCGCGGCACTTCCGGCCCAGGCCTGA
- a CDS encoding energy transducer TonB: protein MAQGAFLQPTKSNGTALTVVILLHATALTAVALSKMDVIRIKPDRTKIIRVAPEAIPPENPPPPTEKVVEPRTTPPITAPTPEIDLPPIFDAPVAEPTHIRDVDLTPTAGVSLPDLPQGAAMPPPPPLPKTVEPARAKANLASYVTDSDYPAAAIRAEEQGTTRFRLAVGADGKVASCTVTASSGSSALDAKTCSIMQKRARFTPARDTAGNPVGDTVSNAIRWILPE, encoded by the coding sequence ATGGCCCAAGGAGCATTCCTGCAACCAACCAAGAGCAACGGCACCGCGCTGACCGTGGTGATTCTGTTGCACGCGACCGCCCTCACCGCCGTCGCTTTGTCGAAGATGGACGTGATCAGGATCAAGCCGGATCGGACCAAGATCATCCGCGTCGCGCCAGAGGCGATCCCACCCGAGAACCCGCCGCCGCCAACCGAAAAGGTCGTGGAGCCGAGGACCACGCCTCCCATAACCGCGCCCACGCCCGAGATCGACCTCCCGCCGATCTTCGACGCGCCGGTCGCCGAGCCGACTCACATCCGGGACGTCGACTTGACCCCGACCGCCGGCGTCTCGCTTCCCGATTTGCCGCAGGGCGCCGCCATGCCGCCGCCGCCGCCGCTGCCCAAGACGGTCGAACCCGCGCGGGCGAAGGCGAACCTTGCGAGCTACGTGACCGATTCCGATTATCCGGCGGCAGCCATCCGTGCGGAAGAACAGGGCACGACGCGCTTCCGCCTTGCCGTGGGCGCGGACGGCAAGGTTGCGAGCTGCACCGTCACCGCATCGAGCGGATCCTCGGCGCTCGACGCCAAGACATGCAGCATCATGCAGAAGCGGGCGCGCTTCACGCCGGCACGCGACACCGCCGGCAACCCGGTCGGCGACACCGTCTCCAACGCTATCCGCTGGATTCTTCCCGAATAA
- the dinB gene encoding DNA polymerase IV — protein sequence MDAFYASVEQRDHPELRGKPIAVGGGVRGVVAAASYEARTFGVRSAMPAVTAKRRCPDLIFVKPRFDAYRAVSHQIRAIFLDYTPHVEPLSLDEAYLDVTEDLKNIGVATTIAQEIRARIQQETGLTASAGVSYNKFLAKIASDQNKPDGLCVVTPGRGPAFVEGLPVARFHGVGPKTAAKMARLGIETGADLKARSLEWLAAHFGSSARYYHDLARGICHRQVKADRPYKSVSAEDTFLTDVSDPAALIAELDRIGRHVWTRIESKRISGRTVNLKVKYADFQIITRARSLDRAVADVEEFVAIGKALLGLLLPPVKSIRLLGLGLSNLEEGGVETAAPVALELPL from the coding sequence ATGGACGCCTTCTATGCGTCCGTCGAACAGCGCGATCACCCCGAGCTTCGCGGCAAGCCGATCGCAGTCGGCGGTGGGGTTCGCGGCGTTGTCGCGGCCGCCAGTTACGAGGCGCGAACCTTCGGCGTGCGCTCCGCGATGCCCGCGGTCACCGCGAAACGGCGCTGCCCGGACCTGATCTTCGTCAAGCCTCGCTTCGATGCCTATCGAGCGGTGTCGCACCAGATTCGCGCCATCTTTCTCGATTATACGCCGCATGTCGAACCGCTCAGCCTTGACGAGGCCTATCTCGACGTCACCGAAGACCTTAAGAACATCGGTGTCGCCACCACCATCGCGCAGGAAATCCGGGCTCGCATACAGCAGGAGACCGGCCTGACCGCCTCCGCGGGTGTGTCGTACAACAAGTTCCTGGCCAAGATCGCGTCCGATCAGAACAAGCCGGACGGTCTGTGCGTGGTCACGCCTGGCCGCGGACCTGCATTCGTCGAAGGACTGCCGGTCGCCCGCTTCCACGGTGTCGGTCCAAAAACGGCGGCCAAGATGGCACGGCTCGGCATCGAAACCGGCGCAGATCTCAAGGCACGAAGCCTCGAATGGCTGGCGGCCCATTTCGGAAGTTCGGCGCGTTACTATCACGATCTCGCCCGCGGCATCTGCCACCGCCAGGTCAAGGCCGATCGCCCCTACAAATCGGTGAGCGCCGAAGACACGTTCCTGACCGACGTTTCCGATCCCGCAGCGCTGATCGCCGAGCTCGATCGAATCGGGCGCCATGTCTGGACCCGGATCGAAAGCAAGCGGATCAGCGGCAGGACGGTGAACCTGAAGGTCAAATATGCCGACTTCCAGATCATCACGCGAGCACGATCTCTCGACCGGGCGGTCGCCGACGTGGAAGAGTTCGTTGCGATCGGGAAGGCTCTGCTCGGTCTGCTGCTGCCGCCAGTGAAGAGCATTCGCCTGCTGGGGCTTGGTCTCTCCAATCTGGAGGAGGGCGGTGTGGAGACGGCCGCACCCGTGGCGCTAGAGCTGCCCCTTTAG
- the ribB gene encoding 3,4-dihydroxy-2-butanone-4-phosphate synthase, with amino-acid sequence MERGFLSSPEELIDEARNGRMFILVDDEDRENEGDLVIPAQMATPDAINFMAKHGRGLICLALAKSRVDQLGLGLMSRHNGTRHETAFTTSIEAKEGVTTGISAADRARTISVAIDASKGPDHIVTPGHVFPLVARDGGVLIRAGHTEAAVDIARLAGLNPSGVICEIMKEDGTMARMDDLVAFAQLHALKIGTIRDLIAYRLKKDHLVEQTAEAPFESHWGGRWTAKSFLNKALGTETLVLIKGEIDPARPTLVRMHQLSLFEDVFADASKRSGLLAGAMRAIEQEGSGVLVALTRQVPISALLDARAGKSGERDMEQLRDYGGGAQILSALGIHDMVLLTNTHHTPIALEGYGLKIVGERPIPLES; translated from the coding sequence ATGGAACGGGGTTTTCTCTCCTCCCCCGAGGAATTGATCGACGAAGCCCGCAACGGCCGAATGTTCATCCTCGTCGACGACGAGGACCGGGAGAATGAGGGCGATCTCGTCATTCCCGCGCAGATGGCCACACCCGACGCGATCAACTTCATGGCCAAGCATGGGCGCGGCCTGATCTGCCTCGCTCTGGCCAAGTCCCGGGTGGATCAGCTCGGCCTCGGCCTGATGAGCCGTCACAACGGCACCCGCCACGAAACCGCCTTCACCACCTCCATCGAGGCCAAGGAAGGCGTGACCACCGGAATCTCCGCGGCCGATCGCGCGCGAACCATCTCGGTTGCGATCGATGCCTCGAAGGGTCCGGACCATATCGTCACGCCCGGCCATGTCTTCCCGCTCGTGGCGCGGGACGGCGGCGTGCTGATCCGGGCCGGCCACACCGAGGCGGCGGTCGACATTGCCCGCCTGGCCGGCCTCAACCCCTCCGGCGTGATCTGCGAGATCATGAAGGAAGACGGGACGATGGCGCGGATGGACGATCTCGTCGCCTTCGCCCAGCTCCACGCCCTCAAGATCGGCACCATTCGCGATCTGATCGCTTACCGCCTCAAGAAGGACCATCTCGTCGAACAGACCGCGGAAGCGCCGTTCGAGAGCCATTGGGGCGGCCGCTGGACGGCCAAATCCTTCCTCAACAAGGCGCTCGGCACGGAGACGCTGGTGTTGATCAAGGGCGAGATCGATCCCGCCCGGCCGACGCTCGTGCGCATGCATCAGCTGAGCCTGTTCGAGGACGTGTTCGCCGATGCCAGCAAGCGCAGTGGCCTGCTTGCCGGTGCGATGCGCGCGATCGAGCAGGAAGGCTCGGGAGTTCTGGTCGCGCTCACGCGCCAGGTGCCGATCTCCGCATTGCTCGACGCCCGAGCCGGCAAGAGCGGCGAACGCGACATGGAGCAGCTTCGCGACTATGGTGGCGGTGCGCAGATCCTGTCCGCGCTCGGCATCCACGACATGGTGCTGCTGACCAACACCCACCACACGCCGATCGCGCTCGAAGGCTACGGCCTCAAGATCGTCGGCGAGCGCCCAATCCCCCTGGAGAGCTGA
- the ribD gene encoding bifunctional diaminohydroxyphosphoribosylaminopyrimidine deaminase/5-amino-6-(5-phosphoribosylamino)uracil reductase RibD has translation MGAALALGERGRGRTAPNPSVGCVLVKDDRIVGRGWTQPGGRPHGEAMAIADAGAEARGAVAYVTLEPCAHSSPRGPACADLLIQAGVARVVVAIGDPDPRTNGAGLARLAEAGIAVTSGPRAAEAERSLAGFLARIRLGRPYVTLKLAMSLDGKIALPSGESRWITGEDSRAHVHGERARADMILVGRGTYDSDRPKLDVRLPGLEPWSPRRALLTRGDGVPEWHRLGSPEEIHALKDVNDLFVEGGSGAASAFLKADLVDRMLLYRAPILIGEGKQSLGYIGLTSIAEAHRRWRLADSRMLGIDRLEVYERDRL, from the coding sequence ATGGGCGCTGCTCTCGCGCTCGGCGAGCGGGGCCGCGGCCGTACCGCGCCGAACCCGTCGGTGGGATGCGTTCTCGTCAAGGATGATCGGATCGTCGGCCGCGGCTGGACCCAGCCGGGTGGCCGTCCGCATGGCGAAGCCATGGCGATCGCCGACGCCGGAGCAGAGGCGCGCGGCGCGGTCGCCTATGTGACGCTCGAGCCGTGCGCACACTCCAGTCCTCGCGGGCCCGCCTGCGCCGATCTCCTCATCCAGGCCGGGGTCGCGCGGGTGGTGGTCGCGATCGGGGACCCCGATCCCCGCACCAATGGGGCGGGCCTTGCCCGACTTGCGGAGGCCGGCATCGCCGTGACATCGGGCCCCCGTGCCGCCGAAGCCGAGCGCTCGCTCGCAGGGTTTCTCGCCCGCATCCGGCTTGGCCGTCCGTATGTCACCCTGAAGCTCGCCATGTCGCTCGACGGCAAGATCGCCCTGCCCTCGGGCGAGAGCCGCTGGATCACCGGCGAGGATTCGCGGGCACACGTTCATGGCGAGCGCGCGCGTGCCGACATGATCCTGGTCGGCCGAGGCACCTATGACTCGGACCGGCCGAAGCTTGACGTCCGGCTCCCCGGGCTGGAACCCTGGTCCCCACGCCGCGCGCTGCTGACTCGCGGCGACGGGGTCCCGGAATGGCACCGGCTCGGCAGCCCCGAGGAGATCCATGCGCTCAAGGACGTCAACGATCTGTTTGTCGAGGGCGGCTCCGGTGCCGCCTCGGCCTTTCTGAAGGCCGATCTCGTCGACCGCATGCTCCTCTATCGGGCGCCGATCCTGATCGGGGAGGGCAAGCAGTCGCTCGGCTATATCGGCCTCACCAGCATCGCCGAAGCCCATCGCCGTTGGCGGCTCGCCGATTCGCGGATGCTTGGAATCGACCGGCTGGAAGTCTACGAGCGCGACAGACTCTAA
- a CDS encoding electron transfer flavoprotein subunit beta/FixA family protein produces the protein MKLLVPVKRVIDYNVKPRVKADGSGVDLANVKMSMNPFDEIAVEEAIRLKEKGGATEIVVVSIGPAKAQETLRTALAMGADRAILVQTDDAVEPLAVAKILAKVAAEEQPGLIILGKQAIDDDSNQTGQMLAALLGWAQGTFASKVELSGESVDVTREVDGGLETLRLKLPAIVTTDLRLNEPRYASLPNIMKAKSKPLATKAPADYGVDTAPRLTTLSVREPSKREAGIKVASVDELIDRLRTVGVIG, from the coding sequence ATGAAGCTGCTCGTGCCCGTGAAGCGGGTGATCGATTACAATGTGAAGCCGCGGGTGAAGGCGGACGGGAGCGGGGTCGATCTCGCCAACGTCAAGATGAGCATGAACCCGTTCGACGAGATTGCGGTCGAAGAGGCGATCCGGCTGAAGGAGAAGGGTGGGGCAACCGAGATCGTCGTGGTCTCGATCGGCCCGGCCAAGGCGCAGGAGACCTTGCGGACCGCTCTGGCGATGGGTGCGGATCGTGCGATCCTGGTCCAGACCGACGATGCCGTCGAGCCGCTCGCCGTCGCCAAGATCCTGGCCAAGGTCGCGGCCGAGGAGCAGCCGGGGCTGATCATCCTCGGCAAGCAGGCGATCGACGACGATTCGAACCAGACCGGCCAGATGCTCGCCGCCTTGCTCGGCTGGGCGCAGGGCACCTTCGCCTCCAAGGTCGAGCTGTCGGGCGAGAGCGTCGACGTCACGCGTGAGGTGGACGGCGGCCTCGAGACGCTGCGGCTGAAGCTGCCGGCGATCGTCACCACCGATCTGCGCCTCAACGAGCCGCGTTATGCGTCGCTGCCCAACATCATGAAGGCAAAGTCGAAGCCGCTCGCGACCAAGGCGCCGGCCGATTACGGCGTCGACACCGCGCCGCGGCTGACCACATTGTCGGTGCGCGAGCCGTCCAAGCGCGAAGCCGGCATCAAGGTCGCCTCGGTCGACGAACTGATCGACCGCCTCCGCACCGTGGGAGTCATCGGATGA